The following coding sequences lie in one candidate division WOR-3 bacterium genomic window:
- a CDS encoding (d)CMP kinase yields MKRVGNEAMQRFVVAIDGPAGSGKSTTANECARRLGFYYLDTGAMYRAMTLKVIEEMMTRSQGDKARGSGFRAGGPQSGNLISSRALARLLRSTTVGVHWRRDMLGVTLDGRDVTRDIRAPEVSDLVSVVSAVPAVRRKMVAEQRRIARGRRIVCEGRDIGSVVFPDAELKVFLDCDLLSRAERRFDEMVEKGLVSAEVRMQNAERRGQRLKTRTRTCELNGVLKNLKTRDRIDSSRQMSPLVRVPDAVLVDTTMLSIEEQVRIVCWLVRQRLAQKTCKE; encoded by the coding sequence GTGAAGCGCGTCGGCAATGAGGCCATGCAGCGCTTCGTAGTGGCGATTGACGGACCGGCTGGATCGGGTAAGAGCACGACCGCGAACGAGTGTGCCCGCCGGCTGGGGTTTTACTACCTTGACACCGGCGCGATGTACCGGGCGATGACGCTCAAAGTGATTGAGGAGATGATGACAAGGAGCCAGGGAGACAAGGCCCGAGGTTCAGGGTTCAGGGCTGGAGGGCCACAGTCTGGGAATCTGATATCGAGTCGAGCACTTGCCCGGCTGCTGCGTTCCACCACCGTCGGAGTGCATTGGCGGCGCGACATGCTAGGTGTGACGCTGGACGGCCGGGATGTGACCCGAGACATTCGGGCACCGGAGGTGAGCGACCTTGTATCAGTTGTGTCGGCGGTTCCGGCGGTACGGCGGAAGATGGTTGCTGAACAACGCCGCATCGCCCGAGGTCGGCGTATTGTGTGCGAAGGTCGGGACATCGGGAGCGTTGTATTTCCGGACGCAGAGCTGAAGGTTTTCCTTGACTGCGACCTTTTGAGCCGTGCGGAGCGCAGGTTTGATGAGATGGTGGAGAAGGGGCTTGTGAGCGCAGAAGTCAGAATGCAGAACGCGGAACGCCGGGGTCAGAGACTGAAAACCAGAACCAGGACGTGTGAATTGAATGGAGTCCTGAAGAATCTGAAGACCAGGGATCGGATTGACTCGAGCCGCCAGATGTCGCCACTGGTGCGTGTGCCGGATGCCGTGCTCGTGGATACGACGATGCTCTCCATCGAGGAGCAGGTCAGAATCGTTTGTTGGCTGGTGCGGCAAAGGCTGGCCCAGAAGACATGTAAGGAGTGA
- a CDS encoding Crp/Fnr family transcriptional regulator: MDVKEFLRGLEAFCELSDEELERLVKLAKLRHVKAGEMVDIQGQPADKFYILVNGRLGVVLDLDFGVTKRSYLVTSIGPGEMFAWSGMVGNPHYTASGKTLADSTVIEFDAKELEKEFAEDPKLGFAVMRGVAKTIASRLRHMQLQLVREYALRESEE, from the coding sequence ATGGATGTGAAAGAGTTTCTGCGAGGTCTAGAGGCGTTCTGCGAACTGAGTGATGAAGAGTTGGAGCGACTGGTCAAGTTGGCGAAGCTGCGCCACGTCAAAGCCGGAGAAATGGTTGACATACAGGGGCAGCCGGCGGACAAGTTCTACATTCTTGTCAACGGCAGACTCGGCGTCGTACTTGACCTTGATTTCGGAGTGACCAAACGAAGCTACCTTGTGACGTCAATCGGACCGGGAGAGATGTTTGCTTGGTCCGGGATGGTGGGCAATCCTCACTACACCGCGAGCGGCAAAACCCTTGCCGATAGCACCGTCATCGAGTTTGACGCCAAGGAACTCGAGAAGGAGTTTGCCGAGGACCCGAAGCTGGGATTCGCAGTGATGCGAGGCGTGGCCAAGACGATAGCCTCCCGGCTTCGGCACATGCAGCTCCAGCTTGTTAGGGAGTACGCGCTACGCGAGTCAGAGGAGTAG
- a CDS encoding 30S ribosomal protein S1, translating to MTDENPAGVPAEPTGPTVEPRPTSRATGAETNETMTSIYDSSFPSLKVGEIVTGRIIKKLPNAVLVDLGLKAEGILPLDEFRNPDEVKEGQEVKVCLEAIEDADGFPAISKRKADFQLAWEQIKQKSESSEGVPATILRRVKGGLAVEVMGLDAFLPGSQVDLRPVPNLDVLLGKQVEVKIISVNWFKKNIVVSRRVLLEERQEQARRELFARIAVGDVVQGTVKTITDFGAFVDIGGVDALLHISDLAWNKVVHPKEVVNVGDEIKVKVISADEKTGRVTVGLKQMSPHPWERVEEKYPIGTRVKGRVTTLAEYGAFVELEKGIEGLIHISEMSWTKSIHHPSQILSVDQEVEAVVLNIDKENRRISLGLKQTMPDPWSLIDEKYHVGQRVQGRVKVLKDFGAFCEIEEGIEGLIHNADMSWTRRVKHPREELKKGQRVDTIILGIDKENRRITLGLKQTMEDPFYRISKELAEGDVVRARIVDLPKPGVVVSLQYGVEGFVPLSQLARGGKKVRENYQIGEELELKVSRIDLAHRRITLSERVLSGQEPGPDEAEELETEPEELREEPTDRFTLEDHLRGQDHDEEWPEA from the coding sequence ATGACTGACGAAAATCCTGCCGGCGTGCCGGCAGAACCAACCGGTCCGACGGTTGAACCGCGACCTACTAGCCGCGCAACCGGGGCCGAGACCAATGAAACGATGACCAGTATTTACGACTCGTCCTTCCCCAGTCTGAAGGTGGGCGAGATTGTAACCGGCCGGATAATCAAGAAGCTGCCCAACGCGGTGCTGGTTGACCTGGGCCTGAAGGCAGAGGGCATTCTGCCGCTAGATGAGTTCCGCAACCCGGACGAGGTCAAGGAAGGCCAGGAGGTCAAGGTTTGTCTTGAGGCGATTGAAGACGCCGACGGCTTTCCCGCAATTTCCAAGCGCAAGGCCGATTTTCAGCTCGCCTGGGAGCAGATAAAACAGAAGTCCGAGAGTTCTGAAGGAGTTCCGGCGACGATACTTCGAAGGGTAAAGGGAGGTCTGGCAGTTGAAGTTATGGGGCTGGACGCGTTCCTGCCCGGGTCGCAGGTTGACCTACGGCCGGTGCCCAACCTCGATGTACTCTTGGGTAAACAGGTCGAGGTGAAGATTATCTCGGTCAACTGGTTCAAGAAGAACATCGTAGTATCACGTCGTGTGTTGCTGGAGGAACGCCAGGAGCAGGCACGGCGTGAGCTTTTCGCCCGGATTGCAGTCGGCGACGTGGTTCAAGGGACGGTGAAGACGATAACCGACTTCGGTGCGTTTGTGGACATCGGCGGAGTTGATGCCTTGCTGCATATCTCCGATCTGGCGTGGAACAAGGTTGTTCACCCGAAGGAAGTTGTGAACGTCGGCGACGAAATCAAGGTTAAGGTGATCTCGGCGGATGAGAAGACCGGCCGTGTTACGGTGGGGCTGAAGCAGATGAGTCCGCACCCCTGGGAGCGGGTCGAGGAAAAATATCCAATCGGCACGCGAGTTAAGGGCCGGGTTACGACCCTAGCCGAGTACGGCGCTTTCGTCGAACTCGAAAAGGGTATCGAGGGGCTGATTCACATTTCGGAGATGTCTTGGACGAAGTCAATTCACCATCCATCCCAGATTCTCTCGGTGGACCAGGAGGTTGAGGCAGTCGTCCTCAACATCGACAAGGAAAACCGCCGGATATCGCTCGGCCTGAAACAGACAATGCCTGATCCCTGGTCGTTGATTGACGAGAAGTATCACGTTGGTCAGCGCGTCCAAGGTAGAGTCAAGGTGCTGAAGGACTTTGGTGCCTTCTGTGAAATCGAGGAAGGTATCGAAGGACTGATTCACAACGCCGACATGTCGTGGACCAGACGAGTCAAGCATCCGCGCGAGGAGCTGAAGAAGGGCCAGCGGGTTGACACGATCATTCTTGGCATTGACAAGGAGAATCGGCGCATAACGCTGGGATTGAAGCAGACCATGGAAGACCCGTTCTACAGAATAAGCAAGGAACTGGCCGAGGGCGATGTAGTGCGGGCCCGGATTGTCGACCTGCCCAAACCGGGTGTGGTTGTAAGCCTGCAGTATGGTGTCGAGGGTTTTGTGCCGCTGAGCCAGCTTGCCAGGGGCGGCAAGAAGGTTCGAGAGAATTACCAGATTGGTGAGGAGCTTGAGCTCAAAGTTTCAAGAATTGACCTTGCCCACCGTCGGATTACGCTGAGTGAGCGGGTTTTATCTGGGCAGGAGCCTGGGCCGGATGAAGCCGAGGAACTTGAGACCGAGCCGGAGGAACTACGTGAGGAGCCGACCGACCGGTTCACACTCGAGGACCATCTGCGCGGCCAGGACCATGACGAGGAGTGGCCAGAGGCTTGA
- a CDS encoding lysophospholipid acyltransferase family protein, whose translation MAWLATYPLAKLLFRLRVFGREVLGPGPQILASNHLSNVDPLIVGWAAARELHFLAKEELFRASRLFDWLIRAWNAWPVRRGVPDPAAIRHCTEVLQRGQTLVLFPEGTRSRTGEMAEFKPGVGMLAINAMVPVVPTRISGLDQSWISYLADRDFVIRGFRHKPAQNPWIEVRFGEPVHPADFRRSREGYVEMTRVIEARVRELVK comes from the coding sequence GTGGCGTGGCTGGCGACCTATCCGCTGGCGAAGCTCTTGTTCCGGCTGCGGGTGTTCGGTCGGGAGGTGCTCGGCCCCGGGCCGCAGATACTGGCGTCAAATCATCTGTCGAATGTTGACCCGCTGATTGTCGGCTGGGCCGCGGCCAGGGAGCTGCATTTTCTGGCCAAAGAGGAGCTGTTCCGTGCTTCGCGACTGTTCGATTGGCTAATCAGGGCCTGGAACGCCTGGCCGGTCAGGAGAGGAGTGCCAGACCCGGCCGCGATAAGACACTGCACCGAGGTGCTCCAGCGAGGCCAAACGCTGGTGCTGTTTCCCGAAGGCACGCGAAGCCGGACCGGTGAGATGGCCGAGTTCAAGCCCGGGGTTGGAATGCTGGCAATCAACGCCATGGTGCCAGTCGTGCCGACACGAATATCAGGGCTGGACCAATCCTGGATTTCGTATCTCGCGGACAGGGATTTTGTAATCCGGGGATTCCGGCACAAGCCAGCACAGAATCCGTGGATTGAGGTGCGATTTGGCGAACCGGTGCACCCAGCCGATTTCCGTCGTTCGCGGGAGGGATACGTTGAGATGACGAGGGTGATTGAGGCTCGCGTGAGGGAACTTGTCAAATAG
- the ispH gene encoding 4-hydroxy-3-methylbut-2-enyl diphosphate reductase, with product MLVRKVMIARPTGFCSGVERAIRMAKQGKERYGRVYTLGELVHNPQVLAELEQEGIRAVLRPEDARGGALVIRAHGCPPHLLRRCERLGIMTIDATCQYVRKVQNVARRLVEQGYLVIVVGERDHPEVRSILGCGGRAAKVYSPRMRFVTSTTGRSSGQCIGVVAQTTMSPQRLQEAVANLSRLRYTELRVFDTICGEVISRQKAAAAIARCTELVIVVGGRNSANTSRLAEIVKAAGKEMIFAERAIDVPRTALHGRRKVGIVAGSSTPAWVVREVAEFVRNP from the coding sequence GTGTTAGTGAGAAAGGTTATGATTGCCAGGCCGACCGGGTTCTGCTCCGGAGTCGAGCGGGCCATCCGGATGGCCAAGCAGGGCAAGGAGCGGTACGGCCGAGTTTACACTCTTGGAGAGCTTGTGCACAATCCTCAGGTCCTGGCCGAGCTGGAGCAGGAGGGGATAAGGGCGGTCTTGCGGCCCGAAGATGCACGGGGCGGTGCGTTGGTTATAAGGGCACACGGCTGTCCTCCGCATTTGCTCAGACGATGCGAGCGGCTGGGGATAATGACGATTGACGCGACTTGCCAGTACGTGCGCAAGGTGCAGAACGTAGCCCGCAGGCTGGTGGAACAGGGCTATCTTGTTATTGTTGTTGGCGAGCGGGACCATCCAGAGGTACGTTCGATTCTCGGGTGCGGGGGCAGGGCGGCGAAGGTGTACTCTCCGCGAATGCGGTTCGTTACGTCCACAACTGGCCGTAGCTCGGGCCAATGTATCGGTGTCGTCGCTCAGACGACAATGTCGCCCCAGCGTCTTCAGGAGGCAGTTGCCAACCTCAGCCGGTTGCGCTATACTGAGCTTCGCGTTTTTGATACAATCTGCGGGGAAGTAATCTCCCGGCAGAAAGCGGCTGCGGCGATTGCCCGGTGCACCGAGCTGGTCATTGTAGTCGGTGGTCGAAACAGCGCAAACACGTCCCGGCTCGCCGAGATCGTAAAGGCCGCGGGAAAAGAGATGATTTTTGCCGAGCGCGCTATTGATGTGCCCAGGACGGCACTGCACGGACGGAGAAAAGTCGGGATAGTGGCCGGGTCGAGCACGCCGGCCTGGGTGGTGCGCGAGGTTGCGGAATTTGTCCGAAATCCATGA